In the genome of Cheilinus undulatus linkage group 6, ASM1832078v1, whole genome shotgun sequence, one region contains:
- the zfp36l2 gene encoding mRNA decay activator protein ZFP36L2 isoform X2 — MKEGVRQQTWGKEMSATVLSAFYDMDMLYKDKSMNMNALHINSMLDKKAVGAPVTSPGSGGAFTPGFIRRNSTSNVEAINNGNKYSVGSYSSLKENTPSSSSATALMNKENKLRDRAFSESGERGVLQQKAGSQINSTRYKTELCRPFEENGSCKYGEKCQFAHGYHELRSLSRHPKYKTEPCRTFHTIGFCPYGPRCHFIHNADERRPSPAANANLQEPRAARELCGYRDVLPPQQLGFTQRDRPKLHHSLSFSGFSTHHGLESPLLHSPTSRTPPPPSASSSCTSASSFYEEVLSPSSVSCIHNAFSFPGQDLKALLAPLAVHTPSYNNHSTGAYYGNAPGSACPPSPPSYNLSHLQALRCLSDSPVFEPPPSPPDSLSDRESYASGSLSSSGSLSGSESPSLDAGRRLPIFSRLSISDD; from the exons ATGAAAGAGGGAGTGCGGCAGCAAACTTGGGGAAAAGAGATGTCTGCGACGGTTTTGTCCGCTTTCTACGACATGGACATGCTTTACAAG GATAAAAGCATGAACATGAACGCGCTCCACATCAACAGCATGCTGGATAAGAAAGCAGTGGGAGCTCCGGTCACCTCTCCGGGCTCCGGTGGAGCCTTCACACCGGGATTTATCCGCAGAAACTCAACCAGCAACGTGGAGGCGATAAACAACGGGAACAAATACTCCGTGGGCTCATACAGCAGCCTGAAGGAAAACACACCGAGCAGCAGCAGCGCCACGGCCCTCATGAACAAGGAGAACAAGCTCCGTGACCGCGCGTTCAGTGAGAGCGGAGAGCGGGGCGTGCTGCAGCAGAAGGCCGGCTCCCAGATCAACTCCACCCGTTACAAGACCGAGCTGTGCCGGCCCTTCGAGGAGAACGGCTCCTGCAAGTATGGGGAGAAGTGTCAGTTTGCTCACGGTTACCACGAGCTCCGGAGCCTGTCCCGCCACCCTAAGTACAAAACAGAGCCGTGCCGCACTTTCCACACAATCGGCTTCTGCCCCTACGGCCCGCGCTGTCACTTCATCCACAACGCGGACGAGCGAAGGCCTTCCCCGGCCGCCAACGCCAACCTGCAGGAGCCCCGTGCAGCGCGCGAGCTTTGCGGCTACAGGGACGTCCTCCCCCCGCAGCAGCTCGGCTTCACCCAGCGGGACAGACCAAAGCTCCATCACAGCCTCAGCTTCTCGGGCTTCTCCACCCACCACGGCCTCGAGTCTCCGCTGCTGCACAGCCCCACATCCCGGACCCCTCCTCCGCCCTCGGCGTCCTCCTCCTGCACCTCCGCCTCCAGCTTCTACGAGGAGGTGCTCTCCCCCAGCTCCGTGTCCTGCATCCACAATGCCTTCTCGTTTCCTGGACAGGACCTGAAAGCCCTACTGGCCCCCCTGGCTGTGCACACCCCCAGCTACAACAACCACTCCACAGGAGCATACTACGGGAACGCGCCCGGCAGCGCGTGTCCGCCCTCCCCTCCTTCCTACAACCTGAGCCACCTGCAGGCGCTGCGCTGCCTCAGCGACTCCCCGGTGTTTGAGCCTCCTCCCAGCCCACCAGACTCTCTCTCTGACCGGGAGAGCTATGCGAGCGGGTCCCTCAGCTCTTCCGGCAGCCTCAGCGGCTCCGAGTCCCCGAGTCTGGACGCTGGAAGACGGCTGCCCATCTTCAGCAGGCTGTCGATTTCTGATGACTGA
- the zfp36l2 gene encoding mRNA decay activator protein ZFP36L2 isoform X1 yields MKEGVRQQTWGKEMSATVLSAFYDMDMLYKQDKSMNMNALHINSMLDKKAVGAPVTSPGSGGAFTPGFIRRNSTSNVEAINNGNKYSVGSYSSLKENTPSSSSATALMNKENKLRDRAFSESGERGVLQQKAGSQINSTRYKTELCRPFEENGSCKYGEKCQFAHGYHELRSLSRHPKYKTEPCRTFHTIGFCPYGPRCHFIHNADERRPSPAANANLQEPRAARELCGYRDVLPPQQLGFTQRDRPKLHHSLSFSGFSTHHGLESPLLHSPTSRTPPPPSASSSCTSASSFYEEVLSPSSVSCIHNAFSFPGQDLKALLAPLAVHTPSYNNHSTGAYYGNAPGSACPPSPPSYNLSHLQALRCLSDSPVFEPPPSPPDSLSDRESYASGSLSSSGSLSGSESPSLDAGRRLPIFSRLSISDD; encoded by the exons ATGAAAGAGGGAGTGCGGCAGCAAACTTGGGGAAAAGAGATGTCTGCGACGGTTTTGTCCGCTTTCTACGACATGGACATGCTTTACAAG cAGGATAAAAGCATGAACATGAACGCGCTCCACATCAACAGCATGCTGGATAAGAAAGCAGTGGGAGCTCCGGTCACCTCTCCGGGCTCCGGTGGAGCCTTCACACCGGGATTTATCCGCAGAAACTCAACCAGCAACGTGGAGGCGATAAACAACGGGAACAAATACTCCGTGGGCTCATACAGCAGCCTGAAGGAAAACACACCGAGCAGCAGCAGCGCCACGGCCCTCATGAACAAGGAGAACAAGCTCCGTGACCGCGCGTTCAGTGAGAGCGGAGAGCGGGGCGTGCTGCAGCAGAAGGCCGGCTCCCAGATCAACTCCACCCGTTACAAGACCGAGCTGTGCCGGCCCTTCGAGGAGAACGGCTCCTGCAAGTATGGGGAGAAGTGTCAGTTTGCTCACGGTTACCACGAGCTCCGGAGCCTGTCCCGCCACCCTAAGTACAAAACAGAGCCGTGCCGCACTTTCCACACAATCGGCTTCTGCCCCTACGGCCCGCGCTGTCACTTCATCCACAACGCGGACGAGCGAAGGCCTTCCCCGGCCGCCAACGCCAACCTGCAGGAGCCCCGTGCAGCGCGCGAGCTTTGCGGCTACAGGGACGTCCTCCCCCCGCAGCAGCTCGGCTTCACCCAGCGGGACAGACCAAAGCTCCATCACAGCCTCAGCTTCTCGGGCTTCTCCACCCACCACGGCCTCGAGTCTCCGCTGCTGCACAGCCCCACATCCCGGACCCCTCCTCCGCCCTCGGCGTCCTCCTCCTGCACCTCCGCCTCCAGCTTCTACGAGGAGGTGCTCTCCCCCAGCTCCGTGTCCTGCATCCACAATGCCTTCTCGTTTCCTGGACAGGACCTGAAAGCCCTACTGGCCCCCCTGGCTGTGCACACCCCCAGCTACAACAACCACTCCACAGGAGCATACTACGGGAACGCGCCCGGCAGCGCGTGTCCGCCCTCCCCTCCTTCCTACAACCTGAGCCACCTGCAGGCGCTGCGCTGCCTCAGCGACTCCCCGGTGTTTGAGCCTCCTCCCAGCCCACCAGACTCTCTCTCTGACCGGGAGAGCTATGCGAGCGGGTCCCTCAGCTCTTCCGGCAGCCTCAGCGGCTCCGAGTCCCCGAGTCTGGACGCTGGAAGACGGCTGCCCATCTTCAGCAGGCTGTCGATTTCTGATGACTGA